The following are encoded in a window of Clostridium thermarum genomic DNA:
- a CDS encoding amino acid ABC transporter permease: protein MSLDSIIKIVMKYWPMFLRGAGTTLLISIIGTVIGSIIGLIIGIIRTVPVPERGPRRYAFNVINAILSVYVEVFRGTPMIVQAMVIYYGSMQAFDIDMNPLVAGIFIVSINTGAYMSEIVRGGIISIDKGQFEAAQAIGMSHIQTMANVVLPQVIRNILPATGNEFVINIKDTSVLNVISVTELYFQSKSVSGINFAYFDTFFVTSVIYFVMTFTVTRILRYVEKKMDGPDNYIMYANQMQVETPELALQRTKGKQDLKY from the coding sequence ATGTCCTTAGATTCCATTATAAAAATAGTCATGAAATATTGGCCAATGTTCCTGCGGGGAGCTGGCACAACACTATTAATATCTATTATTGGTACTGTTATAGGTTCTATAATTGGGTTGATAATAGGGATTATCCGTACAGTTCCAGTGCCGGAACGAGGTCCCAGAAGATATGCTTTTAACGTGATAAATGCAATTCTTTCAGTTTATGTAGAAGTATTCCGTGGTACACCTATGATTGTCCAGGCCATGGTGATCTACTATGGATCTATGCAGGCCTTTGATATAGATATGAATCCATTAGTTGCCGGAATCTTCATAGTATCTATCAATACCGGTGCCTATATGTCAGAAATTGTCCGGGGCGGTATAATATCCATCGATAAAGGCCAGTTTGAAGCAGCACAGGCCATTGGAATGAGTCATATTCAAACAATGGCTAATGTGGTATTGCCGCAGGTAATCAGAAATATATTACCGGCTACCGGTAATGAGTTTGTAATAAATATAAAGGATACTTCTGTGCTAAACGTAATTTCAGTAACTGAATTGTACTTCCAATCAAAGTCTGTTTCTGGAATTAACTTTGCCTACTTTGACACTTTCTTTGTTACTTCGGTGATTTATTTTGTTATGACCTTTACAGTTACAAGAATTCTTCGCTATGTTGAAAAGAAAATGGACGGGCCTGATAATTATATAATGTATGCTAATCAAATGCAGGTAGAGACCCCGGAACTTGCCCTTCAAAGAACAAAAGGCAAGCAAGACCTTAAGTACTAA
- a CDS encoding transporter substrate-binding domain-containing protein encodes MRKKLSLLIAASLSAIMLLSGCTAKGGSSKGTFKVGMEAGYAPFNWTQMNESNGGVKIQGSSDYAGGYDVEIAKKIADSLGKELVIVKTEWEGLIPALTSGKIDAIIAGMSPTEKRKEAIDFSDNYYTSDLVMVVKKGGKYDGATSIQDFSGAKITAQLNTFHYTVIDQIKGVDKQTAMDNFPAMRVALESGKIDGYVSERPEGVSAEAANSNFKMIEFTTGFETSPEDTAIAVGLKKGSDLTEKINEALANISEDERKQIMDNAIKNQPANE; translated from the coding sequence ATGAGAAAAAAATTATCATTATTAATCGCAGCGTCATTATCAGCTATTATGCTGCTTTCTGGTTGTACAGCTAAAGGGGGCAGTTCTAAGGGAACCTTTAAGGTAGGTATGGAAGCTGGATATGCTCCTTTTAACTGGACTCAAATGAATGAGTCCAACGGTGGGGTAAAAATTCAAGGAAGTTCAGATTATGCCGGAGGATACGACGTTGAGATAGCTAAGAAAATAGCAGATAGCTTAGGTAAGGAACTTGTAATTGTAAAGACTGAATGGGAGGGACTGATTCCAGCTCTTACTTCAGGTAAAATAGATGCCATCATTGCAGGTATGTCACCGACAGAAAAGCGTAAAGAGGCTATTGACTTTTCAGATAACTATTATACTTCAGACTTGGTAATGGTAGTTAAGAAGGGCGGAAAGTATGATGGAGCTACTTCTATTCAGGATTTCAGCGGAGCAAAAATTACTGCACAATTGAATACCTTCCACTACACAGTTATAGATCAGATTAAGGGTGTGGATAAGCAAACAGCCATGGATAATTTTCCTGCAATGAGAGTTGCGTTAGAGTCCGGTAAGATTGATGGTTACGTATCAGAGCGTCCTGAAGGCGTTAGTGCAGAAGCAGCAAACAGTAACTTTAAAATGATAGAGTTTACAACTGGGTTTGAGACTTCACCTGAAGATACGGCTATAGCAGTAGGACTTAAAAAAGGCAGCGACTTAACAGAGAAAATCAATGAAGCCTTAGCAAACATATCAGAGGATGAACGTAAGCAGATTATGGATAATGCTATTAAGAATCAGCCAGCAAATGAGTAA
- a CDS encoding DUF4367 domain-containing protein — translation MNKLDEFKNIADDMMKDIVVSEDLKKRTIEKCKKETSSKRSFIVTPAAVAVAAALALAVLNFNPLPNGRDQVIDSPRTLMEAAGENSNGTDLYATQPNDASLNPNDPVSSDSSALQAPAGASETSPAQSTEPYEGTGTPLYEPGTLEAAKVYMGSKLKLPQYLPANYELNLVQVPADMSKKGMDVMISFEDSDRFFTITMRSGAFSIDGFAGSKVVDINGSSGEMTTGKLRADDIEIAPDYTQLRWISDDVLYILEGQISEEEAVKVARSIK, via the coding sequence TTGAATAAATTAGATGAGTTTAAAAATATAGCAGATGATATGATGAAGGATATAGTAGTAAGTGAAGACTTAAAGAAGAGGACTATAGAAAAGTGTAAAAAGGAAACAAGTTCAAAACGAAGCTTTATAGTGACTCCTGCCGCTGTTGCAGTAGCAGCGGCCTTAGCACTAGCAGTGTTAAACTTTAACCCGCTTCCAAATGGAAGAGACCAGGTGATAGATTCTCCCCGTACTTTGATGGAAGCTGCGGGAGAAAACTCCAACGGAACGGATTTATATGCTACGCAGCCTAATGATGCCAGCTTGAATCCTAATGATCCGGTATCCAGTGATTCCAGTGCCCTTCAAGCCCCTGCAGGAGCCAGTGAAACCTCCCCTGCCCAAAGTACTGAACCCTATGAAGGAACTGGCACCCCCCTCTATGAGCCGGGAACATTAGAGGCTGCAAAAGTGTATATGGGAAGCAAATTAAAGCTGCCTCAGTATTTACCTGCAAACTATGAACTTAACTTGGTTCAGGTGCCTGCAGATATGAGTAAGAAGGGCATGGATGTTATGATTAGCTTTGAAGACAGTGACAGATTTTTTACTATAACTATGAGAAGTGGGGCTTTCTCCATAGATGGTTTCGCAGGCAGTAAAGTGGTAGATATTAACGGTTCAAGTGGAGAGATGACTACCGGAAAACTTAGGGCAGATGATATAGAAATAGCACCGGATTACACTCAATTGAGATGGATAAGTGATGATGTACTTTACATCTTAGAAGGACAGATAAGCGAAGAAGAGGCTGTAAAAGTTGCAAGATCAATAAAATAA
- a CDS encoding sigma-70 family RNA polymerase sigma factor, whose amino-acid sequence MGFFLKHKQKDNKTAEIERMIDTYGNDVLRTAYMYLKDTQKAEDAFQEVFIKVLKNYDRFKGHSSEKTWLMSITINTCKDILKSFWSQKVVQEEEYLMNAMNDDIEKEAIWNIENEQLYKRVLELPVQYKEVIIFFYYHSYSTVEIGKILGVPEGTVRSRLTRARDTLKKQIVERSEAVE is encoded by the coding sequence TTGGGTTTCTTTTTAAAACATAAACAAAAAGACAATAAAACTGCAGAAATTGAGAGAATGATAGATACGTATGGCAATGACGTGCTGCGGACAGCCTACATGTACCTCAAGGACACACAGAAAGCAGAGGATGCTTTTCAGGAAGTGTTTATTAAGGTACTAAAAAATTATGATAGATTTAAAGGTCATAGCAGTGAAAAGACCTGGCTCATGAGCATAACAATCAATACTTGTAAAGATATATTAAAGAGCTTCTGGTCACAAAAGGTTGTTCAGGAAGAAGAATATTTGATGAATGCCATGAATGACGATATAGAAAAGGAAGCAATCTGGAATATAGAAAATGAGCAATTGTACAAGCGAGTTCTAGAATTGCCTGTACAGTATAAGGAAGTAATAATTTTCTTTTATTATCACAGCTACAGTACTGTAGAAATAGGAAAAATATTAGGTGTGCCGGAAGGTACAGTGAGAAGCCGGCTTACCAGGGCCAGAGACACATTAAAAAAGCAAATTGTTGAAAGGAGTGAAGCTGTTGAATAA
- a CDS encoding MATE family efflux transporter translates to MNFNFLRQNTEQRRDLILNGPISSTLFLLSFPTLMMGLVQSIMPVMDGIFINNLIGTIGASAITYSGPIINMMIALAQGLSVAGMALMGQMNGRGNYKGVKHVSTQIVVFAFLIGCITAPILYLLAYPVSSNVDAQIAHDVFLYLALNSLVLPFSFLESIYNAIKNASGKPEATFIRMVIMLILKIIFNVVFIIVFPLGLVGSVMSSLLSNILICLWMFYELFIKKGEDRLTLKGFKFDTKVLLKLITIGIPSMLSSLMLNLGFFLINNETEKYGPIVLTGQGIANNITSVCFNLPSAFGSAVTTMVSMNIGAGQSAKAKKTCFQACLVSAATAAILIAIVLPLSSSLTTLFTNEQEVLTVANRSLNIYIYSVIGFGVCMVQQGAFIGLGRTRLPLVISLLRIWLLRYLFILATERVLGFYSVFWGNLFSNYAAAIISTIIILRTKWVSAISLKENKSNTTKPASVV, encoded by the coding sequence ATGAATTTTAACTTTTTACGTCAGAATACGGAGCAGAGACGTGATCTAATACTTAATGGTCCTATATCCTCTACTCTTTTTCTACTGTCCTTTCCAACCTTAATGATGGGATTGGTTCAGTCGATTATGCCGGTTATGGATGGTATTTTTATAAATAACCTTATAGGAACCATTGGTGCCAGTGCCATCACCTACAGCGGCCCGATTATCAATATGATGATTGCTCTTGCACAGGGCCTCAGCGTTGCAGGAATGGCCTTGATGGGCCAGATGAATGGCCGGGGAAATTATAAGGGTGTGAAGCATGTTTCAACGCAAATCGTTGTATTTGCATTTTTAATTGGTTGCATAACTGCTCCAATACTTTATCTACTGGCTTACCCTGTATCATCAAATGTTGACGCTCAAATCGCCCATGATGTATTTTTGTATCTTGCATTAAATTCCTTGGTATTACCTTTTTCATTTTTAGAATCCATATATAATGCCATAAAAAATGCCAGCGGAAAACCTGAGGCTACTTTTATTAGAATGGTAATTATGCTTATTTTAAAAATCATATTCAACGTAGTATTTATCATTGTTTTCCCACTTGGCTTAGTTGGTTCTGTTATGTCTTCTCTGCTATCAAATATCCTAATTTGTCTTTGGATGTTTTATGAGCTATTTATAAAGAAAGGAGAAGATAGGTTAACCCTAAAGGGCTTTAAATTTGATACTAAAGTATTGCTCAAATTGATTACTATAGGAATTCCTTCTATGCTATCAAGCTTAATGCTAAACCTGGGATTCTTCCTTATAAATAACGAAACTGAGAAATATGGCCCCATAGTACTTACAGGTCAGGGAATCGCAAACAATATAACTTCTGTCTGCTTTAATCTTCCCTCAGCCTTTGGATCTGCAGTAACTACAATGGTAAGTATGAACATTGGTGCCGGCCAAAGTGCAAAAGCAAAAAAGACCTGTTTCCAGGCCTGCTTGGTAAGTGCAGCTACTGCAGCAATTTTAATAGCCATAGTGCTGCCCTTGTCTTCCAGTCTTACAACGCTGTTTACCAATGAGCAAGAGGTTCTCACTGTAGCTAACAGATCGCTGAACATATATATTTACTCGGTTATTGGCTTTGGTGTATGTATGGTTCAGCAAGGTGCCTTCATCGGCCTGGGCCGAACAAGACTGCCTCTGGTTATAAGTTTACTTAGAATTTGGCTGCTAAGATACCTATTTATTTTAGCAACGGAGCGTGTGCTAGGTTTCTATTCCGTATTCTGGGGCAATCTTTTTTCAAATTACGCAGCAGCCATAATATCAACCATAATAATTTTAAGAACAAAATGGGTTTCAGCCATTTCTCTTAAGGAAAATAAAAGCAACACCACTAAACCCGCATCAGTAGTTTAG
- a CDS encoding ECF transporter S component produces MQDANLNGHIRNIVITALMAAVVFVATYTIKINTFNGYVHLGDSMVLVAAMLLGKKKGAAASAIGMTIADLLYSPIWAVATFIIKGLMAYIAASIALRKGCEGNVLWNNLVAFIAAGLWMIIAYFVAGAFIISLITGAEASLGAGFIASAKDIPGNIGQAVAGIIIALPLSATLRKALKLEGVR; encoded by the coding sequence ATGCAGGATGCAAATTTGAATGGACACATTAGAAACATAGTCATCACTGCCTTAATGGCAGCGGTAGTTTTTGTTGCTACCTATACAATAAAAATTAATACCTTTAATGGCTACGTTCACTTAGGTGATAGTATGGTGCTGGTAGCAGCCATGCTCCTTGGAAAGAAAAAAGGAGCAGCAGCTTCTGCTATAGGTATGACTATAGCAGACCTATTGTATTCTCCCATTTGGGCAGTGGCAACATTTATAATTAAGGGCCTAATGGCCTATATAGCAGCTTCTATAGCTTTAAGAAAGGGCTGTGAGGGTAATGTATTGTGGAATAACCTGGTAGCCTTTATTGCAGCAGGCCTGTGGATGATAATAGCGTACTTTGTAGCCGGGGCCTTTATCATCAGCCTCATCACCGGAGCAGAAGCGAGCTTGGGGGCAGGCTTTATAGCTTCCGCTAAGGACATACCGGGAAACATTGGCCAGGCGGTGGCGGGGATTATTATTGCCCTTCCGCTAAGTGCAACCTTAAGGAAGGCACTAAAGCTGGAGGGAGTAAGATAA
- a CDS encoding amino acid ABC transporter ATP-binding protein, giving the protein MEKIIDIQHLSKSFGSHEVLKDIDFSVSKGEVVCIIGSSGSGKSTLLRCINLLEKPSGGQIIYKGENILDDKHDIRAYRTKLGMVFQQFNLFNNHDVLNNCMVGQIKVLRRTKEEAEKVAMKYLKVVGMEQYIHAKPKQLSGGQKQRVAIARALSMEPDVMLFDEPTSALDPEMVGEVLKVMKELAESGLTMLIVTHEMGFAKEVSDRVVFMDKGVIAEEGTPEQIFNNPTQERTREFLKRTLK; this is encoded by the coding sequence ATGGAAAAAATAATTGATATTCAACATTTAAGTAAATCCTTTGGAAGTCATGAAGTTCTAAAAGATATTGATTTTTCAGTCAGCAAAGGAGAAGTAGTGTGTATTATCGGCTCCTCCGGTTCAGGCAAATCAACCCTTCTTCGCTGTATTAACCTATTGGAAAAGCCCAGTGGAGGTCAAATAATTTATAAGGGTGAAAATATATTAGATGATAAGCACGATATACGAGCCTACAGAACAAAGCTAGGCATGGTTTTTCAGCAGTTTAATTTGTTCAATAATCATGATGTACTAAACAACTGTATGGTTGGACAAATAAAAGTTTTAAGACGTACAAAAGAGGAAGCGGAAAAAGTGGCTATGAAGTATTTGAAAGTAGTTGGAATGGAGCAATACATTCATGCCAAGCCAAAGCAGCTATCCGGCGGTCAAAAACAGCGTGTGGCTATAGCACGAGCCCTGTCAATGGAACCGGATGTTATGCTTTTTGATGAACCAACCTCAGCCCTAGACCCGGAAATGGTGGGAGAGGTTTTAAAGGTTATGAAGGAACTTGCTGAGTCCGGACTGACAATGCTCATTGTCACCCATGAGATGGGATTTGCCAAAGAAGTTTCTGACCGCGTGGTATTTATGGACAAAGGTGTTATTGCAGAAGAAGGAACACCGGAGCAAATTTTCAATAATCCTACTCAGGAACGTACAAGAGAATTCCTCAAGCGTACCTTAAAATAA
- a CDS encoding ABC transporter ATP-binding protein/permease yields MLSLRNIEKSYTTGAFTQVALTGINLSFRENEFVAILGASGSGKTTFLNIIGGLDRYDSGDLIINGKSTKEFSDLDWDAYRNNSVGFIFQSYNLIPHLSIIDNVEMGMTLSGITARAKRNKALTVLERVGLKEHIHKKPNQLSGGQMQRVAIARALANDPDIILADEPTGALDSVTSRQIMDLIMEISKDKLVIMVTHNSELAHTYASRIVEFRDGEVIADSNPLEEKEINAEYSLKKTKMSFFTALKLSATNIKTKKGRTFLTAFASSIGIIGIALILSLSNGFDKQIKNFEAGTLSTFPIMITQTTAEIDPEVLKQQRNDMLGLSKDEDDYPNVNVIYPKEPMSEKITHTNIFTDEYIEHIEAIDPKLIAGISYTRMLNINLLKRQGDTANLVKTNPMNFRSFPKTLAPKGPSFLERNYDVLAGTYPKEVNDLVLIVDKKNGVERNVLQAFGLDYKSESIAFRDILGYELRVVLNNDYYKEEGALFTINGDPSNLIDLYNKESTIKLKVAGILRPKREVKVSIFPPGFAYSDELVEMIQKDAENSEIVLMQLVSDYNVLTGEPFDITSPEDLSSKTMLLSNLGAYKTPYMISIFPLDFDAKDQILAHLDKYNVGKAEEDQVIYTDLAGTVTEMSGSIMNAITLVLIAFAAISLIVSLIMVGIITYISVLERTREIGVLRALGARKKDITRVFNAETFIIGLCSGILGIFIAWLLIFPINNFIEIKTDLTNVAQLNPLHALGLILLSLLLTILGGTIPAKMAAGKDPVEALRAE; encoded by the coding sequence ATGTTATCTTTAAGGAATATAGAGAAGAGCTACACTACCGGTGCTTTTACCCAAGTAGCCTTAACTGGAATCAATTTGAGTTTCAGAGAAAATGAGTTTGTAGCTATTCTTGGTGCCAGTGGTTCAGGAAAAACCACTTTTTTAAATATCATTGGCGGACTTGATAGATATGACAGCGGTGATTTGATTATCAACGGTAAATCCACAAAGGAATTTTCTGATTTAGACTGGGACGCATACAGAAACAACAGTGTAGGCTTTATTTTTCAAAGCTATAATCTGATTCCCCACCTAAGCATCATAGATAATGTTGAAATGGGCATGACCTTGAGTGGCATTACTGCCAGGGCTAAAAGAAACAAGGCCTTGACAGTGCTTGAAAGAGTGGGGCTGAAGGAACATATACATAAGAAGCCAAATCAGCTATCCGGTGGTCAAATGCAGAGGGTTGCCATAGCCAGGGCCTTGGCCAACGATCCTGATATAATCCTTGCTGATGAACCTACAGGTGCCCTAGACTCTGTGACAAGCAGGCAGATAATGGACTTAATTATGGAGATATCAAAGGACAAACTTGTCATCATGGTCACTCATAATTCTGAATTGGCCCATACCTATGCCAGTAGAATTGTGGAGTTTAGAGATGGAGAAGTAATAGCTGATTCTAATCCCCTAGAAGAAAAAGAGATCAATGCAGAGTACAGCCTAAAAAAAACAAAGATGAGTTTTTTCACTGCCTTAAAGCTATCTGCTACCAATATAAAGACCAAAAAAGGCAGAACCTTTCTCACTGCCTTTGCTTCAAGCATTGGGATTATTGGTATTGCACTGATTTTGTCACTGTCTAACGGCTTTGATAAGCAAATTAAAAACTTTGAAGCAGGCACTTTGTCTACCTTCCCTATAATGATTACACAGACCACGGCGGAGATAGATCCTGAGGTATTAAAGCAGCAGAGGAATGATATGCTTGGCCTTTCAAAAGACGAAGATGATTATCCAAATGTTAATGTGATATATCCAAAGGAACCTATGAGCGAAAAGATTACCCATACCAATATATTCACAGATGAATATATTGAGCATATAGAAGCCATTGACCCAAAATTGATAGCAGGGATATCCTATACCAGGATGTTAAATATCAATCTCTTAAAAAGGCAAGGTGATACTGCTAACTTAGTTAAAACAAATCCCATGAACTTCAGATCTTTTCCAAAAACCTTAGCCCCTAAAGGCCCCAGCTTTTTGGAAAGAAACTACGACGTGCTGGCCGGTACTTACCCTAAGGAAGTCAATGACCTTGTTCTTATAGTAGATAAAAAGAATGGGGTGGAAAGAAATGTCCTTCAAGCCTTTGGCCTAGACTATAAATCAGAAAGTATAGCCTTTCGGGATATACTTGGATACGAACTAAGGGTTGTTTTGAATAATGACTATTATAAAGAGGAAGGAGCTCTCTTTACCATTAATGGAGACCCAAGCAACCTAATTGACCTATATAATAAAGAAAGCACCATAAAGCTTAAGGTTGCAGGCATTCTAAGACCCAAGAGGGAAGTTAAGGTTTCAATTTTTCCTCCGGGTTTTGCATATTCTGATGAGTTAGTTGAAATGATTCAAAAGGATGCTGAAAATTCAGAAATTGTATTGATGCAATTGGTCAGCGACTATAATGTCTTAACTGGGGAACCCTTCGACATTACCAGTCCGGAAGACCTTTCCTCTAAAACCATGCTCCTGTCCAATTTAGGAGCTTATAAGACCCCCTATATGATTTCTATTTTCCCCTTAGATTTCGATGCAAAAGACCAGATCTTAGCTCATTTGGACAAATATAATGTTGGTAAGGCTGAGGAAGATCAAGTGATATATACCGATTTGGCCGGTACAGTTACAGAGATGTCCGGTAGTATTATGAATGCCATTACCTTAGTGCTCATCGCCTTTGCTGCAATTTCACTAATCGTATCCCTGATCATGGTGGGCATCATAACTTACATTTCAGTTTTGGAAAGAACCAGGGAAATTGGTGTCCTAAGAGCCTTAGGAGCCCGTAAAAAAGACATTACCCGGGTATTTAATGCCGAGACCTTCATAATAGGCCTGTGCTCAGGTATACTTGGCATATTTATTGCCTGGCTCCTAATCTTCCCAATCAATAATTTCATAGAGATCAAAACCGATTTAACTAATGTGGCCCAACTAAATCCACTTCACGCCCTAGGCTTGATCCTTTTAAGCCTTCTCCTGACTATACTGGGCGGTACAATACCGGCAAAAATGGCAGCTGGAAAAGACCCTGTTGAAGCTCTAAGAGCGGAATAG
- the adhE gene encoding bifunctional acetaldehyde-CoA/alcohol dehydrogenase — protein MKVTNKEELKIKIEQVREAQKKYASYTQEQVDEIFRQAAMAATNARIRLAKLATEETGMGIVEDKVIKNHFASEYIYNKYKDDKTCGVIERDDSFGIVKVAEPIGVVAAVVPTTNPTSTAIFKALISLKTRNGVIFSPHPRAKKATIEAAKIVLDAAVKAGAPENIIGWIDEPSVELSAMVMRECDITLATGGPGMVKAAYSSGKPAIGVGAGNTPAIIDETAHIKMAVNSILLSKTFDNGVICASEQSVLIIDSVYDEVMTEFAERGAYILKGEEIDKVRKIILKDGALNADIVGQSAYKIAKLAGVEVPETAKVLIGEVESIEPEEPFSHEKLSPILAVYRVKDFDEALYKAAKLVEYGGFGHTSVLYTDQVRSRKRIEKFGATMKTGRTIVNMPSSQGAIGDLYNFKLAPSLTLGCGSWGGNSVSENVGVKHLLNVKSVAERRENMLWFRVPEKIYFKYGCLGVALRELKDMNKKKAFIVTDKVLYELGFVNKVTDILDEQGIDFKIFFDVEPDPTLATAKKGAAEMMSFKPDTIIAVGGGSPMDAAKIMWVMYEHPEVRFEDLAMRFMDIRKRVYNFPKMGEKATMVCIPTSAGTGSEVTPFAVITDEKTGVKYPLADYELTPDMAIVDAELMMQMPKGLTAASGIDALTHALEAYVSVLASEYTNGLALEAIRLIFKYLPIAYAEGPTNVKAREKMAHASTIAGMAFANAFLGVCHSMAHKLGAIHHIPHGVANGILINEVIRFNAVDNPRKQAAFPQYKYPNAKWRYGRIADYLGLGGNTDEEKIELLIKAIDELKAKVDIPKSIHEAGVSQMKFYATLDEMSEQAFDDQCTGANPRYPLISEIKQMYINAYGEIQKQE, from the coding sequence ATGAAGGTTACAAATAAGGAAGAGCTAAAAATTAAAATAGAACAGGTTAGAGAGGCTCAAAAGAAATATGCTTCCTATACTCAGGAGCAAGTCGATGAAATATTCCGTCAAGCTGCCATGGCGGCTACTAACGCAAGAATAAGACTGGCCAAGCTGGCAACAGAAGAAACCGGTATGGGAATAGTAGAAGACAAGGTTATAAAGAATCACTTTGCTTCAGAATATATATACAATAAATATAAGGATGACAAGACTTGCGGTGTTATTGAGAGGGATGATTCCTTTGGCATAGTTAAGGTTGCAGAACCTATAGGGGTAGTTGCTGCTGTAGTTCCTACCACAAATCCTACTTCCACAGCTATATTTAAAGCCTTAATTTCACTAAAGACAAGAAATGGTGTTATTTTCTCCCCCCATCCAAGGGCTAAAAAGGCCACTATAGAAGCAGCTAAAATTGTACTTGACGCTGCAGTTAAGGCTGGTGCACCTGAAAATATCATAGGTTGGATCGATGAGCCTTCAGTAGAATTATCAGCAATGGTTATGCGGGAATGCGATATAACTCTTGCTACCGGTGGACCAGGTATGGTTAAGGCAGCTTACTCTTCAGGAAAACCTGCTATAGGGGTTGGGGCAGGAAATACACCTGCCATAATAGACGAAACTGCTCACATCAAGATGGCAGTAAACTCAATCCTGCTTTCAAAGACCTTTGATAATGGGGTTATATGTGCATCTGAACAATCTGTGCTGATTATAGATTCTGTATATGATGAGGTTATGACAGAGTTTGCAGAAAGGGGAGCCTATATATTAAAGGGGGAAGAAATTGATAAAGTTAGAAAAATAATTTTGAAAGACGGTGCCCTAAATGCAGATATAGTAGGTCAATCTGCTTACAAAATTGCAAAGCTAGCCGGTGTGGAAGTACCGGAAACTGCTAAGGTGCTTATTGGTGAAGTGGAATCCATTGAACCTGAGGAACCCTTCTCCCATGAGAAACTGTCACCCATACTTGCAGTATACAGAGTTAAAGATTTTGACGAGGCGCTTTATAAGGCTGCAAAGCTCGTTGAATATGGCGGCTTTGGACATACTTCCGTTTTATATACAGATCAAGTAAGATCAAGAAAGAGGATCGAGAAGTTTGGTGCAACCATGAAAACAGGCAGAACCATTGTAAACATGCCTTCTTCCCAAGGTGCCATAGGAGACCTTTACAATTTCAAATTGGCTCCATCCCTAACCTTAGGCTGCGGATCCTGGGGCGGTAACTCTGTGTCAGAAAATGTAGGAGTTAAACATCTGTTAAACGTAAAGAGTGTGGCTGAGAGGAGAGAGAATATGCTGTGGTTCAGAGTTCCGGAAAAAATATACTTTAAATATGGCTGTCTTGGAGTTGCTCTTAGAGAACTTAAGGACATGAATAAAAAGAAGGCCTTTATTGTTACAGACAAAGTACTTTATGAATTGGGCTTTGTAAATAAGGTTACCGATATCCTAGATGAACAGGGAATTGACTTTAAAATCTTCTTTGACGTAGAGCCAGACCCAACCTTGGCTACAGCAAAGAAGGGCGCAGCTGAGATGATGAGCTTTAAGCCGGATACTATCATTGCAGTTGGTGGTGGTTCCCCAATGGATGCTGCAAAAATTATGTGGGTAATGTATGAACATCCTGAGGTAAGATTTGAAGACCTAGCCATGAGATTTATGGATATCAGGAAGAGAGTATATAACTTCCCTAAGATGGGAGAAAAGGCTACCATGGTTTGTATACCAACTTCAGCGGGTACCGGATCAGAAGTTACACCTTTTGCGGTTATCACTGATGAAAAGACAGGTGTTAAGTATCCTCTTGCAGACTATGAATTAACTCCTGATATGGCTATAGTGGATGCTGAGTTAATGATGCAGATGCCAAAGGGACTTACTGCAGCTTCGGGTATAGACGCATTGACCCATGCCTTAGAGGCTTATGTATCTGTACTGGCTTCAGAATATACCAATGGATTAGCCCTGGAAGCTATCAGATTGATATTTAAGTATCTGCCAATAGCCTATGCTGAAGGTCCAACAAATGTTAAGGCCCGTGAGAAGATGGCGCATGCTTCAACTATAGCTGGTATGGCCTTTGCCAATGCCTTCCTTGGAGTATGTCACTCAATGGCTCATAAGCTTGGTGCTATACACCATATACCTCATGGAGTGGCTAACGGGATACTAATTAATGAGGTTATAAGATTTAATGCAGTGGATAATCCAAGAAAGCAGGCCGCTTTCCCACAATACAAGTATCCAAACGCAAAATGGAGATATGGAAGAATTGCTGATTATCTTGGCCTAGGCGGTAACACTGATGAAGAAAAAATCGAATTACTGATAAAGGCTATTGATGAATTAAAGGCTAAAGTAGATATTCCAAAGTCAATTCATGAAGCAGGAGTAAGCCAGATGAAGTTCTATGCTACCCTAGACGAAATGTCTGAACAGGCCTTTGATGATCAATGTACCGGTGCAAACCCAAGATATCCATTAATAAGTGAAATAAAGCAAATGTATATAAATGCTTATGGAGAAATCCAAAAGCAGGAATAA